A single Sus scrofa isolate TJ Tabasco breed Duroc unplaced genomic scaffold, Sscrofa11.1 Contig498, whole genome shotgun sequence DNA region contains:
- the LOC100157512 gene encoding olfactory receptor 4K1-like, producing the protein MAHTNESVVLEFVLLGLTNSWELQLFLFAIFSIVYVTSVLGNTMIIVIIASDSRLNSPMYFLLGNLSFIDICQSNFATPKMLVDFLVEHKTISFEGCMAQIFLLHSFVGSEMMLLVAMAYDRFIAICKPLHYSTIMSHRLCIIFVFISWAVGILHSVSHLAFTVDLPFCGPNEVDSFFCDLPLVIELACMDTYKIEILTLTNSGLISLGCFLALIISYTVILITVHRWSSSGSSKALSTLTAHITVVILFFGPCIYFYIWPFSRHSVDKFLSVFYTVCTPLLNPIIYSLRNEDVQSAMHKWRNRHVNSWKY; encoded by the coding sequence ATGGCTCACACAAATGAATCAGTGGTGTTGGAGTTTGTGCTTCTGGGACTCACTAACTCTTGGGAACTTCagcttttcctttttgccatctTCTCCATCGTGTATGTGACGTCGGTGCTGGGCAACACCATGATTATTGTCATCATTGCCTCTGACTCCCGTTTGAACTCTCCTATGTACTTCCTGCTCGGTAATCTTTCTTTCATTGATATCTGCCAGTCTAACTTTGCCACCCCTAAGATGCTTGTGGACTTTCTTGTCGAGCACAAAACTATCTCCTTTGAGGGCTGCATGGCCCAGATATTCCTTCTTCATAGTTTTGTTGGGAGTGAGATGATGTTACTTGTAGCTATGGCATATGACAGATTTATTGCCATCTGTAAGCCCCTACACTATAGCACCATTATGAGTCACAGACTATgcattatttttgtgtttatctcCTGGGCTGTGGGTATTCTTCATTCGGTGAGCCACTTGGCTTTTACAGTGGATCTgcccttctgtggccccaatgaGGTAGACAGCTTCTTTTGTGACCTCCCTCTGGTGATAGAGTTGGCTTGCATGGatacttacaaaatagaaattttgacCCTAACTAACAGTGGCCTCATATCCCTGGGCTGTTTCTTGGCTTTAATTATTTCCTATACTGTCATTTTGATCACTGTCCACCGCTGGTCCTCCAGTGGGTCATCCAAGGCACTTTCTACATTGACTGCCCACATCACAGTGGTGATTCTTTTCTTTGGGCCTTGCATTTATTTCTACATATGGCCTTTTAGCAGACATTCTGTGGATAAGTTTCTTTCTGTGTTCTACACTGTTTGTACACCCCTGTTAAACCCCATCATCTACTCTCTGAGGAATGAAGATGTTCAATCAGCTATGCACAAGTGGAGAAACCGTCATGTGAACTCCTGGAAATACTAA
- the LOC100152284 gene encoding olfactory receptor 4K5-like — protein sequence MEKAAVLGNILIILIAITDSRLHSPMYFLLSNLSFIDVCQTTFATPKMIADFLSEHKTITFQGSMSQIFFLHVLGAVDNFFCDLPLVIKLACLDTYVLEILVLINSGLLSLICFPLLLISYTVILATVLHQSPGGTSKALSTLSAHITVVVLFFGPLIFIYIWPFESFPIDKFISVFFTVFTPFLNPMIYTLRNKDVKEAMKKLRNQHVGSKEVF from the exons ATGGAAAAAG CTGCGGTCTTGGGAAACATCCTTATCATCCTCATAGCGATCACAGACTCTCGACTGCACTCCCCAATGTACTTTCTTCTCAGTAATCTTTCCTTCATCGACGTGTGTCAGACTACCTTTGCCACTCCCAAGATGATTGCAGACTTCCTCAGCGAACATAAGACCATCACCTTCCAGGGAAGCATGTCACAAATCTTTTTCTTGCATGTTTTGGGGGCA GTGGACAATTTCTTTTGTGACCTTCCCCTCGTGATCAAGCTTGCCTGCTTAGACACCTATGTTTTAGAGATCCTTGTGCTCATAAACAGTGGCCTGCTCTCACTTATCTGTTTTCCCCTTTTGCTCATTTCTTACACTGTCATCCTCGCCACTGTCCTCCACCAATCCCCTGGTGGGACATCCAAGGCCCTTTCCACTCTCTCTGCCCACATCACTGTTGTGGTTTTGTTCTTTGGCCCATTAATCTTTATCTATATTTGGCCCTTTGAAAGCTTCCCAATTGACAAATTTATCTCTGTGTTTTTTACTGTCTTCACTCCCTTCCTTAACCCTATGATTTACACGCTGAGGAATAAAGATGTAAAGGAAGCCATGAAGAAGCTGAGGAACCAGCATGTGGGTTCCAAGGAAGTCTTTTAG
- the LOC100153468 gene encoding olfactory receptor 4K15-like encodes MNETNHSWVTEFVLLGFSGSQELQSFLLFIFSLLYLAILLGNFLIILTVTSDSRLHTPMYFLLANLSFIDICVASFATPKMIADFLAECKTTSLEACLAQIFSVHLFAGGEMVILVSMAYDHYVAICKPLHYTTIMSRRVCITLVLIPWGVGLIHTTSQLAFTVNLPFCGPNQVDSFFCDLPLVTKLACTDTYVISLLIVADSGFLSLSSFLLLVVSYTVILITVRNRSSASMAKARSTLTAHITVVTLFFGPCIFIYVWPFSGYSVDKVLAVFYTIFTPILNPVIYTLRTKEVKAAMAKLKSRYLKSGQVSAVIRNVLFLEMK; translated from the coding sequence ATGAATGAGACAAATCATTCTTGGGTGACAGAATTTGTGCTGCTGGGATTCTCTGGCTCCCAGGAGCTCCAATCTTtcttgcttttcatattttcactACTCTACCTGGCCATTCTGCTGGGCAACTTTCTCATCATCCTCACTGTGACCTCAGATTCCCGCCTTCACACTCCCATGTACTTTCTGCTTGCAAACCTCTCTTTTATAGACATATGTGTTGCCTCCTTTGCTACCCCCAAAATGATTGCAGACTTCCTGGCTGAGTGCAAGACTACATCTCTTGAAGCCTGCCTGGCCCAGATTTTCTCTGTTCATCTATTTGCTGGTGGTGAAATGGTGATCCTTGTATCCATGGCCTATGACCATTATGTTGCTATATGCAAACCTCTCCACTATACGACAATCATGAGCCGCCGTGTGTGTATTACTCTGGTCCTCATTCCATGGGGTGTGGGCCTCATCCATACTACCAGCCAGCTGGCATTTACTGTGAACTTGCCTTTCTGTGGTCCTAATCAAGTGGACAGTTTTTTCTGTGACCTCCCTCTAGTGACCAAGCTGGCCTGCACAGACACTTACGTTATCAGCCTACTAATAGTTGCAGACAGtggctttctttctttgagtTCCTTCCTCCTATTGGTTGTCTCCTACACTGTGATACTCATCACAGTTAGGAACCGCTCCTCTGCTAGCATGGCGAAGGCCCGCTCCACACTGACTGCTCATATCACCGTGGTCACACTCTTCTTTGGCCCATGCATCTTCATCTATGTGTGGCCCTTCAGTGGTTATTCGGTTGACAAAGTCCTTGCTGTGTTCTACACCATCTTTACTCCCATTTTAAACCCTGTTATCTACACTCTAAGGACCAAAGAAGTGAAGGCAGCTATGGCAAAACTGAAGAGTCGGTATCTGAAGTCTGGCCAGGTTTCTGCAGTTATAAGAAATGTTCTTTTCCTAGAAATGAAGTAA